In a genomic window of Methylovirgula sp. 4M-Z18:
- a CDS encoding FadR/GntR family transcriptional regulator, protein MPFQAVASQRLFQQVADQIAGLIRSGELAPGTRLPAERDLSKKLGVSRPIVREAMIALELSGLVEVRTGTGAYVCAKSARSTELRDVGPSALELLAARRVIEGEIAACAAIAAKDKDIERLDEALAWYRREYLKGEDCYEADRAFHIGLAEATGNAVFVHIVEQFWGDMRGPIFNRLGELTKNNAKLRTNMSDHENIRNAVAQHDVDGARRTMQAHIANVEVYFFDGLGKQGKTRRKTE, encoded by the coding sequence ATGCCGTTTCAGGCCGTTGCTTCGCAAAGATTGTTCCAGCAGGTCGCCGACCAGATCGCCGGTCTGATCCGCTCGGGCGAATTGGCGCCCGGCACGCGCCTGCCGGCTGAGCGTGATCTGTCGAAAAAACTCGGCGTGAGCCGGCCTATCGTGCGCGAAGCGATGATTGCCCTGGAGCTTTCCGGCCTTGTTGAGGTCCGGACCGGCACGGGCGCCTATGTCTGCGCGAAATCCGCCCGTTCGACAGAGCTGCGCGACGTGGGCCCGAGCGCGCTTGAGTTGCTGGCGGCACGGCGCGTGATTGAGGGCGAAATTGCCGCCTGTGCCGCGATTGCCGCCAAGGATAAGGATATCGAGCGGCTTGACGAGGCGCTCGCCTGGTACCGGCGCGAATATTTGAAGGGCGAGGATTGTTACGAGGCTGACCGCGCCTTTCACATTGGCCTCGCGGAAGCGACCGGAAATGCGGTGTTCGTGCACATTGTCGAGCAATTCTGGGGCGACATGCGGGGGCCGATTTTCAATCGGCTCGGCGAACTCACTAAGAATAACGCCAAGCTTCGCACGAATATGTCCGATCACGAGAACATTCGGAACGCGGTGGCGCAGCATGATGTGGACGGCGCACGGCGCACGATGCAGGCGCATATCGCCAATGTGGAGGTCTATTTTTTTGACGGTTTGGGTAAGCAGGGCAAAACGCGGCGCAAAACGGAATGA
- a CDS encoding extracellular solute-binding protein, translating into MNSSMTRRAMLGTGAGLAALGVSRALAQVPSLPSSPVALNVVDVAGNLALTQKAIQNYAKAKPNLVSKFNFLKAPAPELPGKIKAQQDANRVDIDLVLTGTDALSAGLEQKLWVELLPAFASALPKLDDILLPPAAKMQGLAQGAGVIVSYYPSGPLLEYAPERIKTPPTTAEELLSYTKANPNRFFYARPANSGPGRTFLMGLPYILGDKDPKDPASGWEKTWAYLKALGENIEYYPTGTGATMKELGEGSRDMIVSTTGWDINPRVLGVVPESAAVATLKGFHWVTDAHYMCVPKGLAPEKLAVLLDLMNFLLQPAQQAYTYDQGYFYPGPAVKGVTLAMAPQESQDAIKQFGRPEYEKLIADNPTELPLDPDKMVQAFQIWDQQIGAQKTK; encoded by the coding sequence ATGAATTCGTCGATGACGCGCCGCGCGATGCTCGGCACCGGAGCTGGCCTTGCGGCGCTCGGAGTGTCGCGCGCACTCGCGCAAGTGCCAAGCCTGCCTTCCTCGCCCGTCGCGTTGAATGTGGTCGATGTCGCGGGCAATTTGGCGCTGACGCAGAAGGCGATCCAGAATTACGCCAAAGCCAAGCCGAATCTCGTTTCGAAATTCAATTTCCTTAAGGCGCCGGCGCCGGAATTGCCGGGTAAGATCAAGGCGCAGCAGGATGCCAATCGCGTCGACATCGATCTCGTGCTGACAGGAACGGACGCGCTCTCCGCCGGGCTCGAGCAAAAACTCTGGGTCGAGCTTCTTCCGGCTTTTGCGAGCGCGTTGCCCAAGCTTGACGACATTCTTCTGCCGCCCGCCGCCAAAATGCAGGGGCTCGCACAAGGCGCCGGGGTGATCGTATCTTATTACCCGTCTGGGCCGCTGCTCGAATATGCACCAGAGCGGATCAAAACGCCGCCGACGACGGCCGAGGAATTGCTGAGCTACACCAAGGCCAATCCGAACCGGTTCTTTTATGCGCGTCCCGCCAATTCCGGACCGGGTCGCACCTTCTTGATGGGGCTGCCTTATATCCTGGGCGACAAAGATCCCAAGGATCCGGCGAGCGGCTGGGAAAAGACCTGGGCCTATCTCAAAGCGCTGGGCGAGAATATCGAATATTATCCCACGGGCACAGGCGCAACCATGAAGGAACTTGGCGAAGGCTCGCGCGACATGATCGTTTCGACCACCGGCTGGGACATCAATCCGCGCGTGCTTGGCGTCGTGCCGGAAAGCGCCGCGGTTGCGACGCTCAAAGGTTTCCACTGGGTGACCGATGCGCATTATATGTGCGTGCCAAAAGGGCTCGCGCCGGAGAAGCTGGCGGTGCTTTTGGATTTGATGAATTTCCTGCTGCAGCCGGCGCAGCAGGCCTATACATATGATCAAGGCTATTTCTATCCCGGCCCGGCCGTGAAGGGCGTGACGCTTGCGATGGCGCCGCAGGAAAGCCAGGATGCGATCAAGCAATTTGGCCGCCCCGAATATGAAAAACTGATCGCCGACAACCCGACCGAGCTTCCGCTTGATCCCGACAAGATGGTGCAGGCCTTCCAGATCTGGGATCAGCAGATCGGCGCACAAAAAACGAAATGA
- a CDS encoding ABC transporter permease gives MSALSALSLRARLAARGVDGITLLVAPAALFLLALFVYPFLYGLWLSFHPKDGSTFSNYVKFFSDPFYFDTIGKTLLLALPVTLVNLLAAIPVAFRVRLMHHQRLLTTILVLPITLGTVLVAEGLLNYLGPQGWFNRLFVLLGLGPVKLVHNYWGVFLSLVITGFPFTFLLTLSYVTGIDPALENAAKTLGARPAARFRHIFLPLLLPGLAVTFCLSFVQAFSVYPSAVMLGAPAGPTRVITIPAYEAATESFDYSMASAIAMIMGAILLVIVAGVLAMRSLVYRGPAGGGKG, from the coding sequence ATGAGCGCGCTAAGCGCATTGTCTCTGCGTGCGCGGCTCGCCGCTCGCGGCGTCGATGGCATTACGTTGCTTGTCGCGCCAGCGGCCCTGTTCCTGCTCGCGCTCTTCGTCTATCCGTTTCTCTATGGTCTGTGGTTGTCGTTTCATCCCAAAGACGGTTCGACGTTCAGCAATTACGTCAAATTCTTTTCCGACCCTTTCTATTTCGATACGATCGGCAAGACGCTACTGCTGGCGCTTCCCGTCACGTTGGTCAATCTTCTCGCGGCCATTCCCGTCGCCTTTCGCGTGCGCCTGATGCACCATCAGCGGCTGCTCACCACGATACTCGTGTTGCCGATCACGCTCGGAACCGTCCTGGTGGCGGAAGGATTGCTCAATTATCTGGGGCCGCAGGGCTGGTTCAACCGCCTCTTCGTGCTTTTGGGCCTCGGACCGGTCAAGCTTGTGCACAATTATTGGGGCGTGTTTCTCTCGCTCGTCATCACCGGCTTTCCCTTCACGTTCCTTTTAACCTTGTCCTACGTGACCGGCATCGATCCGGCCTTGGAAAATGCTGCCAAGACGCTCGGCGCCCGCCCGGCGGCGCGTTTCCGTCATATCTTCCTACCGCTGCTGCTGCCGGGCCTTGCCGTCACCTTCTGTTTGAGTTTCGTTCAGGCCTTTTCGGTCTATCCGTCGGCTGTCATGCTCGGTGCGCCCGCGGGCCCGACCCGGGTGATCACGATTCCGGCCTATGAGGCGGCAACCGAGTCCTTCGATTATTCCATGGCTTCGGCCATCGCGATGATCATGGGGGCGATATTGCTCGTCATCGTCGCGGGTGTTCTTGCGATGCGGTCGCTGGTCTATCGCGGGCCGGCGGGCGGCGGAAAGGGGTGA
- a CDS encoding ABC transporter ATP-binding protein, translating into MPPHQSFKTLKLDRVARDFGAMNALKDLTVSVERGEFVALLGPSGCGKSTALNCIAGLLPTTRGSIWLDDKRIDTLGPEERGFGMVFQNYALFPHVNVRDNVGFGLKMRGITGEAAAKRIDAALATVRLANQAHKLPGQLSGGQQQRVAIARAIVIEPPLVLMDEPLSNLDAKLRLEMRQEIRRIHAGLGSITIYVTHDQDEALSLADRIIVLRDGEIRQIGAPEELYKRPVKLDVAEFMGFRNRIVGKVIAHSGNQVTLDIGGAFLSGVAGEEIVGAMGVAAIRPENLVASGLGLAATVDICEYRGHGFFGSAKGPNGSELYFSSVARVMPREEIHLAAAPENVLIFNGAAP; encoded by the coding sequence ATGCCGCCTCATCAATCGTTCAAGACGCTGAAGCTCGATCGTGTTGCGCGGGATTTCGGCGCGATGAACGCTTTGAAGGATCTGACGGTGAGCGTCGAGCGCGGTGAATTTGTCGCGTTGCTAGGCCCGTCCGGCTGCGGCAAATCGACGGCGCTCAATTGTATCGCAGGCTTGCTACCGACCACGCGCGGTTCGATTTGGCTCGATGACAAAAGGATCGACACGCTAGGGCCGGAAGAGCGCGGTTTTGGCATGGTCTTTCAGAATTACGCGCTGTTTCCGCATGTGAACGTGCGCGACAATGTGGGCTTCGGTCTCAAGATGCGCGGCATCACGGGTGAAGCCGCCGCGAAACGCATCGATGCCGCGCTTGCGACCGTGCGTCTCGCCAATCAGGCGCACAAGCTGCCGGGTCAATTGTCCGGCGGTCAGCAGCAGCGGGTTGCCATTGCGCGTGCGATTGTCATCGAACCGCCGCTGGTGCTGATGGACGAGCCGCTGTCCAATCTCGACGCCAAATTGCGTCTCGAAATGCGGCAGGAAATTCGGCGTATTCATGCCGGCCTCGGATCGATCACGATCTATGTCACACACGATCAGGATGAGGCGCTGTCGCTGGCCGATCGCATCATTGTATTGCGCGATGGTGAAATCCGGCAGATCGGCGCGCCCGAGGAACTTTACAAAAGACCGGTGAAATTGGATGTCGCCGAATTCATGGGCTTTCGCAATCGCATCGTCGGCAAAGTGATCGCGCATAGCGGCAATCAGGTGACGCTCGACATCGGCGGCGCATTTCTGTCCGGCGTTGCCGGCGAGGAGATTGTCGGTGCTATGGGCGTTGCGGCAATCCGGCCTGAAAACCTCGTTGCGAGCGGTCTCGGCCTCGCGGCGACCGTGGACATTTGCGAGTATCGCGGTCACGGCTTTTTTGGTTCGGCCAAGGGGCCGAATGGCAGCGAACTCTATTTCAGTTCCGTCGCACGGGTGATGCCGCGCGAGGAAATCCACCTTGCAGCCGCGCCGGAGAACGTGCTGATTTTCAACGGTGCGGCGCCATGA